The Candidatus Bipolaricaulota bacterium DNA window GTGGGGGGCCTGGAGGATCTCGTCTTCTGTGGGGGGCTTCACGGCTGATGCTGGTACCATGATCACCGCAATCGTGTCACCAACGCCGTTGAATACCTCAAGAGCATATCCATCCTCTCCCTGGGTGGCTGCGGTGGCGGGCAGGTGCTCCACCACTACAGCCACATCGCCCTTGTATAGGTCATACTCCGGTAGATCTTTTGTCAGTGCTACTCGCTGGTAGCGCTGGATCTTCATCGTGGCACCTCCCTTCCAGGTCAAGGTTCCTGTAGTAGCCTAACCATTTATTCTGTGGGATTATTACGTCCTCAGGTTAGTAGCTTATTGAACTCTTCCACGGTCAACCCTGCTTGCCTGATCAAGGCGCGTAATGTGCCCTTGGCAAGCGTTTTGTGATTGGGAACAGAGAGCCGACGGTGCGGTGAATTAATGTGCCTTAA harbors:
- a CDS encoding DUF4926 domain-containing protein, whose amino-acid sequence is MKIQRYQRVALTKDLPEYDLYKGDVAVVVEHLPATAATQGEDGYALEVFNGVGDTIAVIMVPASAVKPPTEDEILQAPH
- a CDS encoding type II toxin-antitoxin system HicA family toxin, with product MKKLQLISGREAVQALQKVGYEIDHQTGSHIILRHINSPHRRLSVPNHKTLAKGTLRALIRQAGLTVEEFNKLLT